The DNA window TGTCCCAGAACCGGCGCGCGTTGGCAGACACGGCGTACACCGCGAGAAAGTTCACGTTGGGCGCGGTGAGAGCGGAACGCACGTAGCCCACACAGTCGCGTGGGCTCAGCCACGTAGCCAGATGCCGGGTTTCGGCGGGTTCCTCCTCGAACGAGCCGAAACGCAGCGCCACAACCTGCAGTCCGAAGGTGTCGGCGTACATCTGTCCCAGCGCTTCCACCGCCACCTTGCTCACCCCGTAGAACCCGTCAGGACGGGGCGGCTCGTCGCAGAAGACGTGGTGGTGGATGGGATACCCCCCGGTCACCCGGTTGCTGGAGGCGAGTACCACGCGGGGGACCGAGGTCCGCCGTGCGGCTTCCAGCACGTTGCACGTTCCCTGCACGTTGGTGTCGAGCAGGTCAGCGAGCGGGGCCTCGTCGGACAACGCCGCGAGATGAACGACGGCGTCCGCGCCGTCGAACGCTTTGACCAGTGCGTCGAGATCGGCGGTGTCGGCCTCGACCACTGTCTCGTTGTCGTCTGCATCGGTCACAGGAGCCTGGTCGACCAGCACGAGACTGTCGGCCTCCGCGCGCAGCCCCGCGCGCACGGTGAGGGCGATCCTGCCGCCCGCTCCGGTAACCACGACCCTGCCAAGATTCGCATCCATGCTGTGGAGCCTATGAGCTATCGGGGACTTGTTCACGCGATGCGCGACATCAGAGACTATCGTGTCTCCGTTCCCACCGCGCTCATTCGGGCCATACGCAGGACATTCTCCACGATCCGCTCCCCTACCCCCGAGGTGAGGATGGACTCGGGATGGAACTGTACACCCCACTGCCTGGTGTGCGGGTTCTCGATCGCCATAACCACCGGGGTGGTTTCCTCCCTGGCCACAGCGGTCACCGTGAAGTTCTTCACCTGCTCCGGAGTGGTGAAGGTGGAGTGGTAGCGCGCGGCGGTGAAGGCTCCCTCCTCGTCCGCGAGCTGGTCCAGCATGTGCCCGCCGGTAACCCGCACCCGTTCCGGTTTGCCGTGCACCGGTTCGTCCAGTGTCCGGAGCTCACCGCCAGCGTGTTCCACCAGGGCCTGCAGACCGAGGCAGACACCGAACACCGGGATGGAGCGCTGTTCCAGAGCCTCCAGCAGCTCTGAGGTACCGAAGTCAGCAGGTAGTCCGGGGCCGGGCGACAGCACGACCAGGTGGGGGGCCAGTTCGTCCAGCAGCCCCGGATCGAAGCTGTAGCGCACTGTGGTGACCTCCGCCCCGTGCCTGCGTACGTAGTCGGCGAGAGTGTTGACGAAGGAGTCCTCGCAGTCCACCAGCAGCACCCGCATACCCGCACCGGCCCGGGCGTCGGCAACGGGGCGCTCTGTCCCCTCCGCACCGCTCTCGTTGAGGGTTTCCAGCAGCGCCCTGGCTTTCAGGAATGTCTCACGCTCCTCGGCCTGGGGCTCGGAGTCGTACAGCAGGGTCGCCCCGGCCCGCACGGACGCCACACCGTTCGTGATGTGCGCGGTGCGCAGGGTCAGTCCGGTGTTCATGGTGCCGTCGAAGGCGATCACCCCGACAGCGCCCCCGTACCAGCGCCGCGGGGTGGTCTCGTTGCGCTCGATGAAACGCATCGCCCACGTCTTGGGGGCTCCGGTCACTGTCACCGCCCACATGTGGGTGACGAAGGCGTCCAGGGCGTCGAACTCCCGACGCAGTGTCCCCTCGATATGGTCCACGGTGTGGATGAGCCGGCTGTACATCTCGATCTGGCGGCGTCCGATGACCCGGACGCTTCCCGGCTCGCACACCCGGGACTTGTCGTTGCGGTCCACGTCGGTGCACATGGTCAGCTCGGACTCTTCCTTGGGGGAGGTCAGCAGGGCGCGGATGTTCTCCGCGTCCCCCAACGCGTCGGCACCACGCTGGATCGTTCCGGATATGGGGCAGGTCTCCACGCGCTGTCCGCTCCCCGGAGTACCGGTGACGCGCACGAACATCTCCGGGGAGGCACCGACGAGGTACTCGTCCTCCCCCAGGTTGAGGAAGAACTCGTAGGGGGCCGGGTTGCGTTCCCTCAGCCGGTCGTAGAAGCGTGCGGGTGAGTCGCAGGCGGCGTACATGCGGTGGCCCGGCACCACCTCGTACAGGTCCCCGCGCGCGAACCTCTCCTTCGCGTCGGCGACGATGCGCGCGTAGGAACCGGGCGTGGGCGGGGGAGGGACCTCGGTGGGGGTGCCCATCGGTGCCTCTGGGGTCTCACGTGCCATACCGTCGGTGCTCGCCGCCCGGTTGTCCGGGGAGAACGAACCGGGAACGGTGAACTCGTAGGTGTAGCGCAGGCACTTTTCGCGCTTGCGGTCGTGCACGACGAGCCTGTCCGGCAGGTGAAGCACCAGGTCCCGGTCACCGGGGTCACGGTCGATGGTGCGCGTGACCGGTTCGAACTGGAAGGCGAGGTCATAGCCGAACGCGCCGTACAACCCGAGGTGCGGGTCGGCGTCCCAGGAGAAGAGAGCGACGATGGAACGCAGCGCCGAGAACACACTGGGCCTGCGGGTGCGCTCCTCCTCGGGGAGGAAGGCTGCGGGGTCGGGTTCGGGGATGGTGGCCGTGACGCTGTCCCCGGATGATCCGGAGGATGGCACCTCGACGGCGGCGTGCTCGCGCAACGCGGCGGCGATGACGGGCAGCAGGACCCGGCCCCGCCCGTTGAGCGCCCGCGCGGTGAGCGTCCGGTCCCGGGCGGCCAGCTCCAGGCAGGGGTCGACGTATCCCAGATGCCACCTGCTGTAACGCCCCGGGTACTCCATGCCGGAGGAGAGTATCCCCCCGCGTCGGTGTTCGACGGCACGGGAGAGTTCGCCGAGGGCTTGGGGGTCGCACGCCTCAACCGTGCGTCGGACGGTGAGACCGCCCCTGGTGCGGTGGGGGACTGCGTTTTCGTTCCGTTCTTCCACTGCCGGTCCTTTTCGCGCTGAGGTGACAGCGTGGCACCGGTCCGGCGTCCGGAAGAGCGGCCACCGGTCCGGCGGCCGCTGCTCAGGTGGTTAGATATGCGAACCCGCGCGCGCCGCCCGGAAGCAGCGCCACTGGCGCTTGGAGAAAACGGTTCGCATTGCGGCAATCCTAGCGCACTCCCCGCCGGGATAACACCGGGTGAGTGCGCACTGTCCCGGTCCCTGACGGTGCTGTCCCGGCAGAGGGAGGTGTGGATACCCGTTCCCGCTCCGTTGGAGGGCGCCGTGCGGGACGTCCGTCCCGGATCCCCGCGCCGAACCGGTGGTCCAGCCAGCTCACGGTCGGATGCGGCCCTTCCTCGGTCGGACCGGGCTCGCGCTGGATCCGGGACCCGTTCACTCCATGGCGACGAACGCGCCCGACGTGTCCCGCCGCAGGTATCGGACCGCGACCACCGCGGACCGCGGTACCGGGCCGTAGATGTGCGGGAACAGGGCCTGGGGTCCGACTCCGGGCGGCGGGGCCGGTGAGGGGGCCTCCCACCGGACTTCGGCGGGCAGCAGCGTGGTGTCTATGACGAGAGCCACCTGTTGCTCATTCGTCCCCGGGAGAACGTGGTTGGCTACCGCGAGCGCGGTCGCCTCGTCGGGTGAGGCGTGGACGAACCCTTCGGTTTCCAGTGAGGCGGGCGCGATCTCCGTCGGGGCGGCGGACCAGACCTTCTCGTCGGTGAGGTGCAGCAGGTAGCGCATGGCGTCGGAGGTTACCAACGCCTCGGCTACGGCACCGCTGCGGGTCGCCCCCGGACCCGTGCTCCCGTTCCGGGGCGCTCATCCCGATACTGCCCGGTCCACCGCGGCCTGCAGTCGGGAACGCAGCTCAGCAGCGTCGGAACGCTCGGTCCGTACCTCGATGAGCCGCAGCCCCTCCCCGTGCAGGGCCTTGGGCAGCTCACTCGGGTGTTCCACCCGGGAGTAGGGGAGATCGGCCATAGCGGCCACACGCTCCATCTCGACGCCGTGTGGTGTGCCGAACAGGCGCTCGAATCCGGCGTGTCCGGCCTGCTCCATCCCGGAGAAGATCCCTCCGCCGTTGTTGTTGGCCACGATGACGGCGAGATCGGGGCGAGGCTCTCCGGGACCGATGACCAAGCCGTTCTGGTCGTGCAACGCAGCGAGGTCCCCCAACAGGGCGTAGGCCCCCTCCCCTCCCTGGCTCTGGTGCGCCAGAGCAGCACCAACGGCGGTGGACACGCTCCCGTCTATACCGCTCACTCCGCGGTTACCGAGGATCCGCGCACCGCACCGCGGGTGCATGGTCGCGTCCAGGTCCCGGATGGGCATGCTGGAACCGGCGAACAGCAGTGACCCGTCCGGCATGTGACCGGCGAGGTCACGGGCCAGACGGAGCTCGCTGAACGTCTCCTCCCGGTCCAGTACGGTGTCGATGGCCAGGCGGGCGGTTGCCTCCGCGTTGTGCCAGGAGCGCGACCATCCCGTGTCCGGAACGGGGGCACTGGGGGGGTCCACCGCTGGAACCACGTCGGTGGCGGTACGCACCGGGTCGGCGAACGAGGCGGGGGTGCTGACGACGATGTGTCGGGACGCCCCGCGCAGGTACGAGAGTATCTGGCGGGAAAGGCCCGGACGACCCACGGTCACGACCAGGTCCGGCCTGTGCCCGGCGGTGAACTCCGGACAGGCGAGGAGGTGCCGGTAGGTCGAGATCGCGTCGGCGCGCCGGGCGTTGGAGGTGGGCTCGGCGAGCAGCGGCCAGCCGGTCCGTGCGGCCAGGGCGAGGTACTCGACGGGATCGTAGTCGCCGTCGCCGCAGACGATGACACCGCGTTCCACGGGCGGGAGTTCCAGTGGGGCGGAGCCTCCGGAACGGTGCGGCAGCGTGATCCACGGCTTGCTGTTGTCCCGCCCGTCCAACGCTTCGGGCCACTGGGCGGCGTGGTTGTCCTCGCCCGGAACCAGAGGGTCCCGGAACGCGAGGTTCAGATGGACGGGACCGGGGTGTTCGGCGGTGGTGGCCGCCCATGCGCGGCACGCGACGGAGCGCCAGTAGGCGACCATTCCGGGGATGGCTTCCGGAACTCCGACCTCGGTGAAGTAGCGCACCGCCGAGCCGTACAGTCCGATCTGGTCCACTGTCTGGTTGGCTCCGGTCCCCCGCAGCTCCGGTGGACGGTCGGCGGTGAGCAGCAGCAGCGGTACGTTGCTCTGGTCCGCCTCGAGTACGGCGGGGTGGAAGTTGGCCGCGGCGGTTCCCGACGTGCAGACCAGCGCCGTGGCACGGCGCGATGTACGTGCCAGCCCGAGGGCGAGGAACGAGGCGGAACGTTCGTCGATCCGGACGTGTGTCCGGATCCCGGGATGGTCGGCCAGCGCCAGCGCCAGAGGTGTGGAGCGCGACCCTGGCGCTACGACGGCCTCGTCGAGTCCGCAACGGGCAAGTTCGTCAACGAGAACGCGCGCCAGGGCGGTGGACGGATTCATCGTGTTTCGGGCGTGGGAGCTCCGGGGTTCCGGAGGCAAACGCCCTTCTCCTTTCTGACGGGACGGCCCGGCCCTTGGTCCGTGCTGGGGTGCACGCCACGGTCATGTGGGGACATCCCACCGCGCGACACGGGCAGCGCACGCGATAGGGCGGCCCTTCCGCGTGGCGGCCGCGGGAGGACATCCCCGGAAGTGTCGGTTCGACGTACCAGCCGACGACGCGGGCGAACGTCCGAACCATGGCACGAACCACCCGGCACAACACAGGCGCATCCCCGACACGTTCCGGTGCGAGGATGGGGCAGGCCGTCGCCTGCCACGCGGGCGCCTCTCCCCCGGGTGCGCAACGGACTTCCCGCCCCAGCCATTCCGGGCCGTGGTGGTCTGCCGCGTCACAAGCCGTGGGGCGAGGGGTCGGTGTGTTCCTGGTGCCATATCCGGCGTGCTTCGGCCATACGCCTCGCCGGTGTCGGGGACCGGGTCTCCACGGCGCAAAGCCGGTGTTCGTCGACCTCGGGGCGGCGCACCGGCAAACGCCCCCCGACGGGCGACAGCGGCTCCGCGCACACGTCCGCGCTGAGCAGCTGCATCGTCGCCAGGCCGCACGCGTAGGGCAGTTCGGGCAGCGCCGCGGCGAGTGCCGCCCCGGCCGCCAGTCCCACGGAGGTCTCCACAGCGCTGGACACCACCACGGGAAGACCGCATGCCTCGGCGACGCGCAACGCGGAACGCACCCCGCCCAACGGTTGCGCCTTCAGCACGACGATGTCCGCGGCGCCGGCGGAACGGACGCGCATCGGGTCCTCGGCGCGGCGGATCGACTCGTCCGCGGCCACGGGAACAGAGCTGCGGCGGCGCACGTGGGCGAGGTCCTCCACGGCCGCGCAGGGTTGCTCAACGTACTCGAGCTCGAACGGCCCGAGCCTGCCGAGCATCCGTACCGCCGTGTCCCTGTCCCACGCCCCGTTGGCGTCGATCCGGATCCGTCCGTCCCGGCCGAGAGCGTCACGCACCGCTGCCACCCGGTCGACGTCCTCGGCCGGATCCTGACCCACCTGGGCCACCTTGACCTTCGCCGTGGTGCAATCGCTGTCGGTGACGATACGGGCCGCGTGCTCCGGGTCCACAGCGGGCACGGTGACGTTCACGGGGATGGTGTCCCGTACCGGAGCGGGCCAGCCCAGAACGGCAGCCTCGTAGCAGGCCGCCCACCACCGTGCGCACTCCCGGGGCGGATACTCGGGGAAGGGGGAGAACTCTCCCCAACCAGCCGGCCCTCGAACCAGGACGCCCTCACGCGTGGTGACGTCGCGAAAGCGTGTCCGCATCGGTATCGAGAAGGCTCTCTCCTCGGCCGCAGTGTCCATACTCCCCAGTATCCCCGATCCGCGGTGTGGTGGACGGCGTTTTCCGTCCGCTCAGGGGCGTCGGGGGAACCTGTCGAACTCGGGGGAGCGCTTCTCCTTGAACGCGTCCCGGCCCTCCTGGGCCTCGTCACTCATGTAGTACAGCATCGTGGCGTCCCCGGCGAACTGCTGCATGCCAGCGGCGCCGTCGCTGACCGCGTTGATGGCTCCCTTGACCATACGCAGGGCGAGCGGGGACTTCTCCAGCATCTCCCGCGCCCAGGTGACGGTCTCCTCCTCGAGCCGCTCCAGCGGGACGACCGTGTTCACCAGCCCCATCTCGCGGGCTTCCTCGGCACTGTACTGGCGGCACAGGTACCAGATCTCGCGCGCTTTCTTCAGGCCCACCGTCTGCGCGAGGAGCCAGGAGCCGTAGCCGCCGTCGAAGGAACCAACCTTGGGTCCGGTCTGACCGAACCTCGCGTTGTCCGCCGCGATCGTGAGATCACAGCACACGTGCAGCACGTGCCCCCCGCCGATCGCGTAACCGGCGACCATGCAGACCACCGGTTTGGGCAGACGGCGGATCTGCACCTGCAGGTCCAGTACGTTGAGCCGCCCGATCCCCTGCCGCGCGGCCGCGTCGTCGTCACCCCCCAGATAGCCGTCCTCGCCACGAATCTTCTGGTCACCACCGGAGCAGAACGCCTGCTCCCCTGCCCCGGTCAGGATGATCACGCCCACGTCCGAATCGTCACGGGCAACGTTGAAGGCCTCTTGCAGCTCGAACAGAGTCTGCGGCCGAAACGCGTTGTGGCGGTGCGGTCGGTTGATCGTGATCTTGGCGATGCCCTCGGCAGTCTCGTAGATGATGTCGGAATAGTCGCCCGAACGTTGCCAGTCCACGCCACTCACGGTTATTGACTCTCCTCACGCAACACTGCCTGTCATACCGCGGCGTCGGCCACGGCGCGGCGTGGTGTCCGTTGGCTCGCTTCGAGCCCGACCGTCCCCGCCACCGCGCTGCTTACGCCGGCGGCTGCCTACCCTAGGCTCTGTTTGGCGGACGCCTGCCGCGCTCCGCGGCGAACAGCGTCCGCCAAACAGAGCCTAGTGGTTTCGCCGCGCCGAACCACACCGGTCACCTCCAGCAACTGTGCTCCTGGTCCGGCTCCGGAAAGCGTTATCCTCGTGGACGTGGCGACTCGATCCCTACAGGCCGTCTCCGGAGTCGATCCGGAGCGTTTCACCGCGTTACTGTCCGATGCCCTCCGGGGGGACGGGCCCGCGTTACTACCGCTCGACCACCATCTGCCGCGTCCTCGTATCGACGCCCTTCTCCAGACGATGCGCCCGGACTCGCTGCGCACACCCGACGGAGTCACCCAGCTCGACGGAGGGGAACCGGTCGCGGACGACACGGCTGTCGTTGTCGCCACCTCGGGCTCGACCGAAGCGCCCAAGGGTGTGGAGCTGTCGGCTGACGCCCTGCTGCGCTCGGCCCGCGCCTCGATCGACAGGATCGGTGCCGGGCCGCAGGACACGTGGTTGTGCGTGCTTCCGCTCCCCCATATCGCCGGGTTGCAGGTGGTCGTACGGGCCCTGGTGAACGGGGGGCGCGTCCTGCACCCGTCCGGGTCCGGGACGGAGGCCATCACGGCAGCCGCCGGGGAATCTCCCCACGTCTCCCTCGTTCCCACCCAGCTCCGCCGGCTGTTGACCGAACGGGCGGACCTGTCCCGCTTCCCGACGATCCTGCTGGGTGGGGCGGCAGCGGACGAGGGTCTGCTGACCGCGGCCCGCGAGGCTGGCGGCCGTGTCATCACCACCTACGGGATGAGTGAGACCTGCGGTGGTTGCGTCTACGACGGGATCCCGTTGGACGGGACGCTGGTGCGGCTCGACGAGGCGGACCGCGTCCTGCTGTCCGGCCCCACATTGTTCTCCGGCTACCGCCGCGACCCCCGGCGAACCCGGGCGCACCGGGAACGGGATGCCGAGGGTGGGGTCTGGTTCCGTACCGGGGACGTGGGCCGGTTCGGCGCTG is part of the Haloactinospora alba genome and encodes:
- a CDS encoding NAD-dependent epimerase/dehydratase family protein — protein: MDANLGRVVVTGAGGRIALTVRAGLRAEADSLVLVDQAPVTDADDNETVVEADTADLDALVKAFDGADAVVHLAALSDEAPLADLLDTNVQGTCNVLEAARRTSVPRVVLASSNRVTGGYPIHHHVFCDEPPRPDGFYGVSKVAVEALGQMYADTFGLQVVALRFGSFEEEPAETRHLATWLSPRDCVGYVRSALTAPNVNFLAVYAVSANARRFWDISVAETELGYKPVDDAARYASRFPDDDPFWHGGPQGGEYATPEALLPYLPE
- a CDS encoding anthranilate synthase component I, which encodes MEERNENAVPHRTRGGLTVRRTVEACDPQALGELSRAVEHRRGGILSSGMEYPGRYSRWHLGYVDPCLELAARDRTLTARALNGRGRVLLPVIAAALREHAAVEVPSSGSSGDSVTATIPEPDPAAFLPEEERTRRPSVFSALRSIVALFSWDADPHLGLYGAFGYDLAFQFEPVTRTIDRDPGDRDLVLHLPDRLVVHDRKREKCLRYTYEFTVPGSFSPDNRAASTDGMARETPEAPMGTPTEVPPPPTPGSYARIVADAKERFARGDLYEVVPGHRMYAACDSPARFYDRLRERNPAPYEFFLNLGEDEYLVGASPEMFVRVTGTPGSGQRVETCPISGTIQRGADALGDAENIRALLTSPKEESELTMCTDVDRNDKSRVCEPGSVRVIGRRQIEMYSRLIHTVDHIEGTLRREFDALDAFVTHMWAVTVTGAPKTWAMRFIERNETTPRRWYGGAVGVIAFDGTMNTGLTLRTAHITNGVASVRAGATLLYDSEPQAEERETFLKARALLETLNESGAEGTERPVADARAGAGMRVLLVDCEDSFVNTLADYVRRHGAEVTTVRYSFDPGLLDELAPHLVVLSPGPGLPADFGTSELLEALEQRSIPVFGVCLGLQALVEHAGGELRTLDEPVHGKPERVRVTGGHMLDQLADEEGAFTAARYHSTFTTPEQVKNFTVTAVAREETTPVVMAIENPHTRQWGVQFHPESILTSGVGERIVENVLRMARMSAVGTETR
- a CDS encoding DUF952 domain-containing protein — protein: MRYLLHLTDEKVWSAAPTEIAPASLETEGFVHASPDEATALAVANHVLPGTNEQQVALVIDTTLLPAEVRWEAPSPAPPPGVGPQALFPHIYGPVPRSAVVAVRYLRRDTSGAFVAME
- the menD gene encoding 2-succinyl-5-enolpyruvyl-6-hydroxy-3-cyclohexene-1-carboxylic-acid synthase — encoded protein: MNPSTALARVLVDELARCGLDEAVVAPGSRSTPLALALADHPGIRTHVRIDERSASFLALGLARTSRRATALVCTSGTAAANFHPAVLEADQSNVPLLLLTADRPPELRGTGANQTVDQIGLYGSAVRYFTEVGVPEAIPGMVAYWRSVACRAWAATTAEHPGPVHLNLAFRDPLVPGEDNHAAQWPEALDGRDNSKPWITLPHRSGGSAPLELPPVERGVIVCGDGDYDPVEYLALAARTGWPLLAEPTSNARRADAISTYRHLLACPEFTAGHRPDLVVTVGRPGLSRQILSYLRGASRHIVVSTPASFADPVRTATDVVPAVDPPSAPVPDTGWSRSWHNAEATARLAIDTVLDREETFSELRLARDLAGHMPDGSLLFAGSSMPIRDLDATMHPRCGARILGNRGVSGIDGSVSTAVGAALAHQSQGGEGAYALLGDLAALHDQNGLVIGPGEPRPDLAVIVANNNGGGIFSGMEQAGHAGFERLFGTPHGVEMERVAAMADLPYSRVEHPSELPKALHGEGLRLIEVRTERSDAAELRSRLQAAVDRAVSG
- a CDS encoding o-succinylbenzoate synthase, giving the protein MDTAAEERAFSIPMRTRFRDVTTREGVLVRGPAGWGEFSPFPEYPPRECARWWAACYEAAVLGWPAPVRDTIPVNVTVPAVDPEHAARIVTDSDCTTAKVKVAQVGQDPAEDVDRVAAVRDALGRDGRIRIDANGAWDRDTAVRMLGRLGPFELEYVEQPCAAVEDLAHVRRRSSVPVAADESIRRAEDPMRVRSAGAADIVVLKAQPLGGVRSALRVAEACGLPVVVSSAVETSVGLAAGAALAAALPELPYACGLATMQLLSADVCAEPLSPVGGRLPVRRPEVDEHRLCAVETRSPTPARRMAEARRIWHQEHTDPSPHGL
- the menB gene encoding 1,4-dihydroxy-2-naphthoyl-CoA synthase — translated: MDWQRSGDYSDIIYETAEGIAKITINRPHRHNAFRPQTLFELQEAFNVARDDSDVGVIILTGAGEQAFCSGGDQKIRGEDGYLGGDDDAAARQGIGRLNVLDLQVQIRRLPKPVVCMVAGYAIGGGHVLHVCCDLTIAADNARFGQTGPKVGSFDGGYGSWLLAQTVGLKKAREIWYLCRQYSAEEAREMGLVNTVVPLERLEEETVTWAREMLEKSPLALRMVKGAINAVSDGAAGMQQFAGDATMLYYMSDEAQEGRDAFKEKRSPEFDRFPRRP
- a CDS encoding AMP-binding protein, yielding MATRSLQAVSGVDPERFTALLSDALRGDGPALLPLDHHLPRPRIDALLQTMRPDSLRTPDGVTQLDGGEPVADDTAVVVATSGSTEAPKGVELSADALLRSARASIDRIGAGPQDTWLCVLPLPHIAGLQVVVRALVNGGRVLHPSGSGTEAITAAAGESPHVSLVPTQLRRLLTERADLSRFPTILLGGAAADEGLLTAAREAGGRVITTYGMSETCGGCVYDGIPLDGTLVRLDEADRVLLSGPTLFSGYRRDPRRTRAHRERDAEGGVWFRTGDVGRFGADGALEVRGRADEVINTGGYKVVPGEVAALVNRLDSVHDTVVVGRPDEEWGERVTAVVVPSRADAPPTLREVRAWVRERMPSYAAPRELELRSAIPLLSSGKPDLTTLRSPATMQD